The Microscilla marina ATCC 23134 nucleotide sequence CAATGCTCCAGTAGTAGGCATCACCAAAAAATCGCCCAAATCTGAGTGACCTGTGCCGCTGAAATGCGTATGAGCAAAGCCAAAAATGGTAGAGTCTGCGTACTGATAACCAGAGCAATAACGATAAGCCTCGCGGTTGTACTTACCATCAGGCTGTAGGTAAGGCTGTATGTTGGTTTCAGGGCTCAACTGTACCATGCCAAAAGGTGCAGTAGCTCCTGGAAAGGTATGCCCCATGTTTTTGGTGCCCACCAAAGGGCGAACATACTGTAGCAATCCAGTTGCTTGGTCTTTATTTGATTGGGGTGTTTGAGTGTCCGGCGTGCCTGGTTTATTGGCAGGTTGGCAAGCTGTAAATGCAGTGATTATTCCCCAAAGCAGGCATATAAAAGTGTAATTGAAGTGTTTCATTGATTTTTTGATGGTCATTCAAGTTGCAATTGTGTAAATACCAGCACCCAATATAGAGAAGACACAGGTAAGTTCAAAAAAGAATAGGTGAGTTAGCTTATGGTAAACAACATATTGTGAGGCTAAGTAAAGCTACAAAACTTCTTTAGTCGCAGGTTACTGATAGAAAAAAATGTCATTTTATTAATTAGCCTCCGTTATCCATAATCATCGCCTTGATTTGCTCAAAATCTTTGGGGGTATCAGCGTCAAAAGCAGCCATTGGTAAATCAAAATAAGTCAATTGATCTAAGTGCTGCTTCATCACCTTTTTTGCTCCAGTTTTTCCTTTTAGCTGTAACAAGTGTTTAAACATGGCGCGTTCAAATATGGCAGGTACCCCAAACGTACCGCTATAAGCGCTTGTGATTATAGGAGGAGCTTTTTGCTGGTATAAGTCAAGCATCTCATGCAGTTTTTCTGCACTCACCAAAGGTTGGTCGGCAAGTAAAACCATGGTGGCTTTCGCCGAAGGGTTTATCTCCAGTATTTTGTTCATGCCTGTGGCAATAGAGCTTCCCATGCCACTTTCCCAATCTTTGTTTACTACCGCGTGTACCCCTTTACCAAAAGTACTCACCAACGGCTGGGTTTGGGCAAGGTATGCTCCCAATACCACTACTACCGAGGCGGTGGGCAAGGTAGTAGCTTTTGCCAAACAAATCTCCAGTAAACTTTGTCCCTGGAGTTTAAGCAACTGCTTGGCTTGTCCCATACGGCTTGCTTTACCCGCGGCCAATATCATAATATCTAATTGAGGCTTTGTTTTCATGATAAGTTTTTTTGTTTAAAGTGCCCAAAGGTTGTAGCTGCTCTTATACTGATCCATATTGGTACTTTCTTGTGTTTGTAGCTGCTGTGGCTCGAAAAATGGTTTTGTTCTAAAGTACTGTTGACCAAGACTCAGCTAAGCTATTCGAACATTGGCAAAAGTTTATAGACTCAAAAACTACTCATTCTGCCAGTGAGTCGCGAACAATTTACGCACAAAAGCTTTTTTCTGCTTTAAAAAATCCTACTTTAGTAAATTTGACAGAAATAAGAATTTTGATTAACATTGAAAAACAAAAATGCATAGTTCAATGAGCACTACCATTCTTACTGCAGAAAGTTTTCACGAGACTCAATGGGCAGGGGGTACTACCACCGAGTTTTTTATTTACCCCAGAACAGCGGTTTACAATCAACTCAACTTTAGCTTTAGGCTAAGTGCAGCTACTGTACAAGCAGAAACCTCTGAGTTTACCTCGTTGCCTGATGTTTCGCGGACACTAATGGTGCTCGATGGCACTATGACCCTTACCCACGAAGGTCAACACACCAGTCAGTTAAATAAATTTGACACTGATGTTTTTGAGGGAGGTTGGAAAACTACTTCAACGGGGCAATGTACCGATTTTAATTTAATGACAATGGGCGATGCTCAAGGTACGCTTGAGGGGTGGGCAATTGATAAAAGTCAAATCATAGATTACCCTCTTAAGACCTCCTCCAGTTGGTTTTTTATGTATGTATATGTGGGCAAGGTGAGTATTTACATCAACAACGAAAAGCATACAGTAAACCAAGGCGATGTATTGGTGCTCGAAACCCCCAGCCTGATCAGTTTGCAGGTAAAGGGTCGCCAGGACAGCGAAGTAGTTTTCTGTCATATTCAGGCTTAATATTTGTCTTTACAGGTAAGCCATAACCCCACTATATATGAACAACGAACAAGTTGCTATCAAAACCATTTATTTAAGCATAGCAGGCAACACTTTGTTGGCAATTGTTAAGTGGGTAACCGGGTATTTTGGGCACTCTTATGCACTCATTGCCGATGGTATTGAGTCTACCAGCGATATTTTTGCTTCGTTGCTGGTTTTATTTGGTCTGCAATACGCCAATCGTCCAGCCGACGAGAATCACCCTTATGGGCATGGACGTGCCGAGCCACTCATTACTTTTGTTGTAGTGCTGTTTCTGGTAGGCTCTGCCGTGGTCATTGCCTATAGCAGTATTCGCAATATTTATACTCCCCACCAACTCCCCAGCCCTTACACCCTCATTGTATTGGGTGCCATCATTGCTTTCAAAGAAACCCTCTACCGCATCGCCAGTCGCAAGGCAAAAGAAGTTAACAGCTCCTCGCTCAGGGCAGATGCCTGGCATCATCGCAGCGATGCCATTACCTCAGTGGCCGCTTTCATTGGTATTTCGGTGGCTTTGTTGTTGGGTAAAAACTACGAAACTGCTGACGACTGGGCAGCTCTATTTGCTTCTGGGCTTATTTTGTACAATAGTTACCTTATATTTAGACCTGCCCTGGGCGAAGTCATGGACGAACATTTGTACGATCCTGTGCTGCAGCAAGTAAGAGAAGTAGCGCAAGAAGTAGAAGGAGTGCTGGACACCGAGAAATGCCTGATAAGGAAAATGGGGCTGAAGTTTTATGTAGACTTACACACCATTGTAGACGCTGAAATTACGGTGAGGCAGGGGCACGAAATAGCCCATAAGCTCAAAGATACTCTCAAAGCAAAAATACCCGAACTTGCCGATGTACTCATTCATATTGAGCCTTATATAGAGGAGGTAAAACGTGCAAAAGAACAAGAAGAGTAGACTTAAGCAGTTATGAATGGTTTTGTCCGATTTGTAATTACTTAAGTTACTTCACCACTTTGTTTTACAAAAAAAGGCAACTATAGCGTTGTAAAGTGCTATAATTGCCTCTAGGCCTTGACAAGCTTCTGTAAGTCTTATCAACTTGCCACCGTTTCTTTTGGTTTTTCTTGTGCTTTGGTTACTTTTTCGGGCACCAGCCTGACAATATGCAAGGCATTGAGCACTTTGATGACCACAAAAGTAGGGTCTATCTCGTGCCATTTAACCCCAAAGTTGGCCCGACTACCGTTGGCATGGTGGTTGTTGTGGTAGCCTTCGCCCATCATAAATACATCAAGTGGCATAATATTATGGGCAGTGTCTTGTACCTCAAAGTTACGGTAGCCATGCTTATGCGCAATCCAGTTGATAATCACTCCATGAAAGGGGCCCATAATAAAGTGGATAGGTAAGAATAAGTACATCCACCAATACTCAGCAAATACTACGTAGAAAGCAATATAAGACAGTCCCCATAAAACACGACTGATCCAATTGTTGCCCCAACTGTCGAACCAATGCCATTTAGGCAAGTCTTTCACAAATCGATCTTCCAGATCAACGCGTTTCTGGTAAATGTCCATGTATACATTTTTGCTCCGCCACATCATTGCAAAAGGGTTGGCATCGTAAGCTGGTGAGTGAGGGTCGTTTTCAGTATCTGCATAAGCATGGTGCAAACGGTGCATAGCGCCGTAGGCATAAGGGCTCATATAAGACGATCCCTGCGTAATGTAGGCAAAAATGTAAAAATACTTTTCCCAGAAATTAGACATCGTAAACATCTTGTGAGCAGCATAACGATGGAGGAAAAAGGTTTGTGAAAACAAGGATAAGTACCAATGGGTAGCTAAAAAAATAAAAATAATCATTCCTATAAAGTTTTTCTTGACTTGTAATTTAAGGTAGTTTTTTGATAATTGTTGCAACAGGCATCATTAAAAAAATAACTATCTTAATTATTTGCCATCTAATTGATTATCAAAAGTAGGCTATTTTTTAGTATATAGATACAAACCAACCTTAAAAATATTGAAAAAGTACGTTATTTTATGTTGAGCAATTTGCCTACCTCCAAACCAAACTGCAAAGACTTTTGTTCTATTTCTTCTAAAGAAAGTTGGGGAAATTTTAGTCGCAAAATGTTTTTCAGGTAATCATTCTGAGGGTGCGAAAACCGAACAAGGGTTGTGTGATATTTTCGTTTTATAAAATTGTTTACCCAGGCATAAGCAGTGGGCTGTTTGCGTTGTAGTTTTCTCAAATACCTTACTACCTGCTTGTAAGGCACATTTGCCACCCTTAAGTTACCAAAAGCGGCTTCGGTAGTAGCGCCTTGGGGTATCATCAGGGTAAGCACCTGCACTTGCCTTTTTACTTTGTTTTTGCGGGTATATTGCGTATAAAATCCGTGCATTCCTACCAAATACAAACTGTCAATATTTACCTTGAGCGTGTCATTTTCTTGTATATAAGTCAGGTGTTGTTCAAAGTCTTTTACCTGCATCTTATTGGCCTTTCGGCGAATAAAAGGCGCACTGGTGTGGTAATAAGCTTGTATTTTCTTTGCTCTAATCCCCTTGATCAAGGCTGCGCTCAAAGAGTATGCCCCTTGATTGTATGCTTTATTGGGGGCTTGCCTTAAGTCTAGAGCCTGCCATAGTGTAGTGCGCACTTTTCGTTTGCCCACCGGCATAAAATAGGGCTTAAGCCGCAAAGCAGTGTCAGGGTTAAATTGAGGTACTCGCTTGCCATATACTTGAGCGTACATTAGATGGTTAAGCGGCAAGGCTACCCGCTGACTACTACCCGGTCCAGCATTACTATACATCAGTTTGCCCGCATACCAATGCCGTTCAAGTGCCTCATGCATGCCTATTAACTGGCGTTTTTTTAGGGCAGGGTACCAAACAGCCTCCAGTGCTTCAAAGTAATGGGCACGGAGCGACTTTCTAAATCTTCTTTTGAGGTATTTGCGTACCTGGGTATATTCAAAAGTAGCCATAGGCAGGCTTTTGTTTTGGATAGGGTTGAGATAAAAAATACTCAAATACTCAATTTTTTCATCGAGTTTACTTCGTGATTCATCAGTATCAATCATCAGTTGCAATTCAACTAAATGCATATCAGCAGGGCTTACCTCTACCGAGTCACCCACTGCACTGTCATAGTACTTGAGTCGTTGTCGAAAAGCCCCTGGTGTCATTGTGCGGACAGTATGCTTTGGGGTAGCGCGCGCATAGTAATAAGGGGTGATTTTTTTTGCCAAAACACCCGCTATGAGCCAGCGCCCCAGCTCTTGCTGGGGCAGCAAGTATGCCTGGTTGCGTGCATCGTTGAGCTGTATTTGATAGTGTGCGCTAATCTTTACTTTGTGAGCACTTACAGGGCTAATAATGGGGGTGTTTTGTGCTTTAGCCCAAGTAACTAATAGCATAAGTAGGCTCACTGTCAGTAGTTTTTTCATAGTATAATGTTTAAAAAAGTGCTACCACCAGAATATAAGGAATGGTGAGAAATTAAATTACCATTCTTGAGGTAGAGGTTTTGTTTTGAGACGAGGCTATTTTTTGCGCCCATAGCAGCGCTACGGGCAATCACCGATGGCTACAGCTATGCTGTGCCGAGCTCTGCCAACGGCTAAAAATAACGAAGTATCAAGGCGAAAAATCACCTCTCAGAGTGTAAATTTATTTTTGAACAATTCCTAAGAGCTTGTTTAAATTTTCGGTAGGTTCGGTTGAACAACATAAAAGGGCAAAATCGCGTAAAGTGCCTATTAGGTAACGTTTAACCAAGCGCTAAGCCAAGTTATTCTACCATGGTTATATTTCATAGTTTTTATGCATAAAAAATCCTGCCTGGCTACTTCGCCAAACAGGATTCTAATATGTTGGTTATTCAGCACATACCATTTATCGGACGTGAATAATGACTCGCTTGGTCAATACATCGTCACCCCATTTTATTTGCAAAATATACACGCCTGGGGGCAAGTGAGGCTGGTTGACTTGTATTGTTTGTGCTCCTTTGTGCTGGGTTTGTTGGTAGTACAACAACTGCCCATGTACATTGGTCAGGCGTACCAGGGCTTTGGCAGG carries:
- a CDS encoding nucleotidyltransferase family protein: MKTKPQLDIMILAAGKASRMGQAKQLLKLQGQSLLEICLAKATTLPTASVVVVLGAYLAQTQPLVSTFGKGVHAVVNKDWESGMGSSIATGMNKILEINPSAKATMVLLADQPLVSAEKLHEMLDLYQQKAPPIITSAYSGTFGVPAIFERAMFKHLLQLKGKTGAKKVMKQHLDQLTYFDLPMAAFDADTPKDFEQIKAMIMDNGG
- a CDS encoding HutD/Ves family protein — translated: MSTTILTAESFHETQWAGGTTTEFFIYPRTAVYNQLNFSFRLSAATVQAETSEFTSLPDVSRTLMVLDGTMTLTHEGQHTSQLNKFDTDVFEGGWKTTSTGQCTDFNLMTMGDAQGTLEGWAIDKSQIIDYPLKTSSSWFFMYVYVGKVSIYINNEKHTVNQGDVLVLETPSLISLQVKGRQDSEVVFCHIQA
- a CDS encoding cation diffusion facilitator family transporter, with protein sequence MNNEQVAIKTIYLSIAGNTLLAIVKWVTGYFGHSYALIADGIESTSDIFASLLVLFGLQYANRPADENHPYGHGRAEPLITFVVVLFLVGSAVVIAYSSIRNIYTPHQLPSPYTLIVLGAIIAFKETLYRIASRKAKEVNSSSLRADAWHHRSDAITSVAAFIGISVALLLGKNYETADDWAALFASGLILYNSYLIFRPALGEVMDEHLYDPVLQQVREVAQEVEGVLDTEKCLIRKMGLKFYVDLHTIVDAEITVRQGHEIAHKLKDTLKAKIPELADVLIHIEPYIEEVKRAKEQEE
- a CDS encoding acyl-CoA desaturase, with product MIIFIFLATHWYLSLFSQTFFLHRYAAHKMFTMSNFWEKYFYIFAYITQGSSYMSPYAYGAMHRLHHAYADTENDPHSPAYDANPFAMMWRSKNVYMDIYQKRVDLEDRFVKDLPKWHWFDSWGNNWISRVLWGLSYIAFYVVFAEYWWMYLFLPIHFIMGPFHGVIINWIAHKHGYRNFEVQDTAHNIMPLDVFMMGEGYHNNHHANGSRANFGVKWHEIDPTFVVIKVLNALHIVRLVPEKVTKAQEKPKETVAS